The following proteins come from a genomic window of Coffea arabica cultivar ET-39 chromosome 11c, Coffea Arabica ET-39 HiFi, whole genome shotgun sequence:
- the LOC140016515 gene encoding uncharacterized protein, with protein sequence MANFFWGQTELGLKHHWCSWRNLCYLVKEDGLGIQSFEDIQGAFSCKLWWRYYNLTSLWANFMLSRYSANNGAARRISRVWRRMLAVRDIVDHFTRDIDLGDKVQRAWVLTPSGDFTIFSAWDVLRPKRACHGSKKCVWSGRVPCNIAVFMWKLRNNYLSFPETLWRFGFQLSSKCQFCPDVESQDHVLSDCTLATESQLASFVACSSGGFISPQALSGEGVQSVAIASMLRAVEGQEHDNVRGGCCDAGTGNPGHSGAGEVLCDSDGNILYGFSSFLGARTNLEAKPWRY encoded by the exons ATGGCAAATTTCTTCTGGGGTCAGACTGAGCTAGGTCTTAAGCATCATTGGTGCTCCTGGAGAAACCTGTGTTATCTGGTGAAGGAGGATGGCCTTGGGATACAATCATTTGAAGACATTCAGGGAGCGTTCAGCTGTAAATTGTGGTGGCGGTACTACAACTTGACCTCCTTATGGGCAAATTTTATGCTGTCTCGATATAGTGCAAACAATGGAGCAGCGCGCAGGATTTCCAGGGTCTGGAGACGGATGCTGGCCGTTCGCGATATAGTGGACCATTTCACACGAGATATAGACCTGGGTGACAAGGTTCAGCGGGCCTGGGTCCTGACCCCCTCTGGCGATTTTACTATCTTCTCCGCATGGGATGTACTGCGGCCTAAACGGGCATGCCACGGGTCCAAGAAGTGTGTATGGAGTGGTCGAGTCCCTTGCAATATTGCCGTCTTCATGTGGAAGCTGCGTAATAACTACCTGTCTTTTCCTGAGACCTTGTGGAGGTTTGGTTTCCAACTCTCCTCTAAGTGTCAGTTCTGCCCTGATGTAGAATCTCAAGATCATGTTTTATCGGACTGTACTTTAGCTACCGAG TCCCAACTGGCATCATTTGTCGCTTGCAGCAGTGGTGGCTTTATCAGTCCCCAAGCACTGTCCGGGGAAGGTGTGCAGAGTGTTGCCATCGCTTCTATGTTAAGGGCTGTGGAAGGCCAAGAACATGACAATGTACGAGGGGGTTGCTGTGATGCCGGCACAG GAAATCCAGGACACTCTGGAGCTGGAGAGGTGCTTTGTGACTCAGACGGTAACATCCTGTATGGTTTCTCATCATTTTTGGGAGCAAGGACAAATTTGGAAGCGAAGCCATGGCGTTACTAG